In Brachybacterium saurashtrense, the genomic stretch CCCCTACACGGAGCTGGACCGGACCGAGCGCACCACGGTGCTGGGCCGCGAGCTGGGCAGCCGTCGGCCGCTGGTGGGCTCGGCGATCACCGAGGACGAGTCGATCCTCGACGACGCCACCCGCACCACCTACAACGTGTTCCGCGAGATCCGCGACGCGCACCGCCTGTACGGCACCTCCGTGATCGAGACCTACATCATCTCGATGACCCACGGCGCCGACGACGTGCTGGCGGCGGCGCTGCTGGCGCGCGAGGCCGGGCTGCTCTCCCTCGCCGGCAGCGAGGAGAGCCGGGCGGACATCAGCTTCGTGCCGCTGCTGGAGGAGGTCTCCGAGCTGCGCCACGCCGGCGAGATCCTCGACGAGCTGCTCTCCGATCCCTCCTACCGGGAGCTGGTGCGACTGCGCGGCGATCGCCAGGAGGTGATGCTGGGCTACTCCGACGGCAACAAGGACGCCGGCGTGATCACCAGCCAGTGGGAGATCCACCAGGCCCAGCGCTCGCTGCGCGATGCAGCGGCCCGCCACGGCGTGACGCTTCGTCTGTTCCACGGTCGCGGCGGCTCCGTGGGGCGCGGCGGCGGCCCCACCTACGATGCGATCCTCGCGCAGCCGTACGGGGTGCTCGAGGGCGAGATCAAGTTCACCGAGCAGGGCGAGGTCATCTCCGACAAGTACATGCTGCCCTCGCTGGCGCGGGAGAACCTGGACCTGTCGCTGGCGGCGGTGCTCGAGGGCTCGGCCCTGCACACCACGCCCCGGTCCACCCCCGAGCAGCTGGAGCGCTTCGGCGAGGTGATGCAGTCCGTCTCCGACGCGTCCTTCGCGCGCTACCGCACCCTGGTGGACGACGAGAACCTGCCGGAGTACTTCGTCTCCGCCACGCCGGTGGAGCAGCTGGGCGACCTGAACATCGGCTCCCGCCCCTCCAAGCGCACCACCTCGGAGAAGGGCCTGGACGGCCTGCGGGCGATCCCCTGGGTGTTCGGCTGGACGCAGTCGCGCCAGATCGTGCCCGGGTGGTTCGGCGCCGGCTCCGGCCTGAAGGCCGCGCGGGAGGCCGGCCTCGAGCCGGACCTGCACGAGATGTACCGCAGCTGGCACTTCTTCCGCACCGTGATCAGCAACGTCGAGATGACCCTCGCCAAGACGGACATGCAGATCGCCGCCCACTACGTGCACTCGCTGGTGCCGGAGCGGCTGTGGTACCTGTTCGATCTGATCCGCGAGGAGTACGAGCTGTCCGTGGCGGAGATCGAGCGCCTCACCGGGGTGCTGGGACTGCTGGACAACCAGCCGATCCTCAAGCGCACCCTCGCCGTGCGCGACCGCTACCTCGACCCGATCTCCTACATGCAGGTCGCGATGCTGCAGCGGGCGCGGGCGGCCGCCGAGCAGGGCGAGGAGCTCTCCCCGGAGCTGCAGCGCGCGCTGTTGACCACCATCAACGGCGTCGCCGCAGGGCTGAAGAACACCGGCTGACCCCCGCGGCGGCGCACCTGCACCGGTGCGCCGTGCCGGCGAGATCGACGTGCGGGCCACTTTCCCTGGGGGACAGTGGTCCGTTCGTCGTCCTCGGTCCACGCGGAGGGAGCGCTCCAGGGCCTCCGCGGCGCGGGAACCGCCTGCCCCGCCGGCGCCGGGCCCGCAGCCCCGGTCAGTCGCGGGCGGGGTGCAGCTCCCGCTCCATGACGTCCATCCCGAGCCCTGCCACCTTCAGCTCCGCCGGGTTCCCGGGGAAGGGCACCGAGCGTCCCACGGGGACGAACCCGCGCCGCAGGTACCAGGCGTGCAGCTCGGGCCGGGACTGCAGCACGCGGATCATCAGCACGTCCACCCCGTCGGCACGCAGCGCGGCGGCCTGGGCCTCCAGCAGGCGGCCGCCGAGCCCTCGGCCCTGCGCGGACGGGGCCACGGCGAAGAGTCCGAGCTCCGCGCGCACGATCCCGTGCTCGTCGGCGGGCTCCCGGTGGGTGTAGCAGCAGCCGTGGAGCGTCGCGCCCTCCTCGGCGACGATCAGGGAGATCGACGGGTCCTCGAGCATCGCCCGGACCTCGTCGCCGTCGGTGCGCGCCCCGCCGACCAGGTGGGCCTCCGTGGTCCAGCCGCCCTCCCCGCGGTAGGCGGCCTGCGTGAGGGCGACCAGCTGCTCGACGTCGTCCGCCCGGGCACGACGCAGCAGCGGGGCGTCGCAGGAGGTGCCTGCGACCGAGGCGGGTGCCGCGCCGGCGTCGCGGGGCGGGGGAGGAGTCAGGCGGTCGCCCGGAGCCGGGTCAGGCGACACGCCGACCCGCCTCGTCGGCCTCCTGCGGTCCGCGGCCGATGCGGCCCAGGCGCTGCAGCGCGAACAGCAGGCCGTGGCCGTCGGGCGCCGTGACGGTGGAGGGCCCGCCGGGGCCGTGCGGGAAGGTCGCCAGCGGCCGACGGGAGCCGTGGGCGAGCAGCTGCTCGGGCTCGGTGAGGCGCCGGATCAGCACGGTGTCCACCCGATCGGGGTGCTGCCGCGCGAACTCGTCGTAGATCGAGGGATCGTGCTGGCCGTCGTCCCCCACCAGGATCCAGCGGATCCCGGGGAAGGCCTCGGCCAGGTAGGCGAGGGCGCGGTGCTTGTGGTCCGGGCCGGAGCGGAAGAACCCGGTGTGGGTGGGGCCCCAGTCGGTGAGCAGCAGGGGGCCGTCGGGGTAGCCGTTGCGGTACAGGAAGCGCTTGAGCACCGGGAACACGTTCCACGCGCCGGTGGAGAGGTACACGACGGGCATCGCGGGATGCTCCCGCGCGAGGCGCTGGTACAGCATCGGCATGCCGGGCACCACCTGGCGGGAGGACTGGTGCACCACGAAGGCGTTCCAGAACGCGAGCAGCGGGCGGGGGAGCCAGGTGACCATCACGGTGTCATCGATGTCGCTGACCAGGCCCACGGCGGTGCCGTCCGGGACGACCGTGATGTCCGCGGTGACCTCGTTGCCGGGGTCCGTCCACAGCACGGCCTGATGGGTGCCCGGGGGCAGCGCGACCTCGAGCTCGGCGTCGACGATGCCGGCGCGGTCGGCGGGCACCGTGAACTGCTCATCGCCCAGCAGCACCTGCACGGGGCGGTGGGGCACCACCTGGCCGGCGAAGTTCCGCCAGCCGCGCACCGCCATCGTGCGCATGTCGTGGACGGGCTGGTCGTGGAAGTCCGCGGGAGTGCCCGGCGAGGCGTACAGGACCCGTGCCAGCACGCGCACCCGGTGGCCGGAGCCCAGCCCGTGGAAGGGCTGCAGGCGCGGCTCCCAGTGCATCCGGCGCAGGGCGCGGCCCACCACCGCGTTCTTGACGTCCTCGATCCGCGCCGCCCAATGCGGACGGTCCGAGGGGCGCGAGGGCGCGACCGCGCGCAGCGCCCCGCGGGCGGAGGAGAGGCGGGAGGAGATCCCCACCGTGCTCAGACGCCGCGCGACATCTTCAGCCAGGCGCCCTCGGGATCGTCCTCGACGACCTCCCAGCGATCGCCCGTATCCGTGAAGCCGAGGGCCTCGTAGAGGGCGCGTGCGCCCTCGTTACCGGGGCCGACGTACAGCGTGACGGTGTCCGCGCCGTCCTCGTGCGCCCAGGCGAACACTGCCTCGGCGAGCTTGCCGGCGATGCCGGAGTGACGGGACTTCGGGGTGACCCACATGGCCTGCAGCTCCCGCTCGTTCGCGGGGGAGTCCTGCTCATGACGCACCGCGACGACGGCGACGGGCTGACCGTCGTCGATCGCCAGGAACCAGGCGGCATCGCGCACCCGCTGCTC encodes the following:
- the ppc gene encoding phosphoenolpyruvate carboxylase, producing the protein MPDPDAIAVPTLTSEFPVVGDDPHIDAPLRATVRRLSTLLGGTLADQHGQELLDLVEQVRKLTKEAKSADSEASAHDVQARLAELPIEQATALTRAFTQYFLLANAAEQVYRVRALDERPSAESWVPRTVRAVHEVLGAEGLQQAVDSLDVRLVFTAHPTEASRRAVLTKLRRISDILGVETEEGTVERRRQDRDLAELIETLWQTDELRRQRPTPQDEARNALYYLRQIFRQTMPGMLDDLREELREHGADLGDGQVPLRFGSWIGGDRDGNPFVTAQVTREVLQLQAETALDFAIEVVEDLILELSVSSELAGDDEELRAGIAEDLSHNPEVDALQQELYNEEPYRLKLGAMRSKLRATQERIRSGAAHEHGRDYGDSDELQDDFRAMRDALRRHGGERAADGALAIAQQVLAASGLNLATLDVREHSEKHHDVLARLFDRVGELDRPYTELDRTERTTVLGRELGSRRPLVGSAITEDESILDDATRTTYNVFREIRDAHRLYGTSVIETYIISMTHGADDVLAAALLAREAGLLSLAGSEESRADISFVPLLEEVSELRHAGEILDELLSDPSYRELVRLRGDRQEVMLGYSDGNKDAGVITSQWEIHQAQRSLRDAAARHGVTLRLFHGRGGSVGRGGGPTYDAILAQPYGVLEGEIKFTEQGEVISDKYMLPSLARENLDLSLAAVLEGSALHTTPRSTPEQLERFGEVMQSVSDASFARYRTLVDDENLPEYFVSATPVEQLGDLNIGSRPSKRTTSEKGLDGLRAIPWVFGWTQSRQIVPGWFGAGSGLKAAREAGLEPDLHEMYRSWHFFRTVISNVEMTLAKTDMQIAAHYVHSLVPERLWYLFDLIREEYELSVAEIERLTGVLGLLDNQPILKRTLAVRDRYLDPISYMQVAMLQRARAAAEQGEELSPELQRALLTTINGVAAGLKNTG
- a CDS encoding GNAT family N-acetyltransferase, which codes for MSPDPAPGDRLTPPPPRDAGAAPASVAGTSCDAPLLRRARADDVEQLVALTQAAYRGEGGWTTEAHLVGGARTDGDEVRAMLEDPSISLIVAEEGATLHGCCYTHREPADEHGIVRAELGLFAVAPSAQGRGLGGRLLEAQAAALRADGVDVLMIRVLQSRPELHAWYLRRGFVPVGRSVPFPGNPAELKVAGLGMDVMERELHPARD
- a CDS encoding App1 family protein; this translates as MGISSRLSSARGALRAVAPSRPSDRPHWAARIEDVKNAVVGRALRRMHWEPRLQPFHGLGSGHRVRVLARVLYASPGTPADFHDQPVHDMRTMAVRGWRNFAGQVVPHRPVQVLLGDEQFTVPADRAGIVDAELEVALPPGTHQAVLWTDPGNEVTADITVVPDGTAVGLVSDIDDTVMVTWLPRPLLAFWNAFVVHQSSRQVVPGMPMLYQRLAREHPAMPVVYLSTGAWNVFPVLKRFLYRNGYPDGPLLLTDWGPTHTGFFRSGPDHKHRALAYLAEAFPGIRWILVGDDGQHDPSIYDEFARQHPDRVDTVLIRRLTEPEQLLAHGSRRPLATFPHGPGGPSTVTAPDGHGLLFALQRLGRIGRGPQEADEAGRRVA
- a CDS encoding GNAT family N-acetyltransferase; translation: MADIIRAHDDDWSLVREIRLRSLSTDPSAFGQSWETESTYEDGVWEQRVRDAAWFLAIDDGQPVAVVAVRHEQDSPANERELQAMWVTPKSRHSGIAGKLAEAVFAWAHEDGADTVTLYVGPGNEGARALYEALGFTDTGDRWEVVEDDPEGAWLKMSRGV